The Corynebacterium felinum DNA segment CGCCCTTCTCATTCGGGTGAATCAGATCTGAATGCAGAATTGATGAATCCTTCGACGCGAAAGCGCACCAGTTTGCCACATACACGTTCGGGTACTTCTTAACAGCCTCTCTAATGTTTTTATGCGAACCAGGAATCCACGAACGATCGCCAAACGGCATGATGAGCACCACCACACGTTTAGTACCAATAATGTTCATGGATGTTTCCAAGGCCGACAAGCTCAGCTCTGCGTTAGTCCCGAAACCCAAAACGACGAACGGGTCGAGAACCCCGGCGTCGTTAAGCTGCTGCAGAATCTGCGGTGCCGCAAGCAAGTTGCGTGACACCGCCGCATCCACGTAAATGCCGTCAAACTGCTTTTCCAGCGCAGGCTTGGAACCTAACATCACCGAATCACCGATCGCAGTAATCTGCGAACCCTTCGGCAACAGCTGCGGACCATTCTTCGCCGTTGCCACATCATCAGAGTCAGCGGCGGGAATGGCCGTAATCGGCGGAAGCTTCCGTGCCGCAGCGATCGCTTCGAGCTCCTTCTCAAGCTGCGTCTGCTTCGGTGAGCGCAGCATCGCCACCGACGCCAACACAAGCGCAACGATCATCACCATGCCCAGCAACTTACGACGAGCCTGCGGAAGCGAACGCCACACGGACGCATACCCGCGCCTGCGCACGGGTGTCTCCACCCACATGTAGCTGAGATGCGCGAGCGGAAAGCTGATCACGCAGGACACAGCGCCAATCAGCCACCCGTCCCAGCCCCACTGCCAACGATGCACCAACTGTGCACACACAACAAACACGGGCCAGTGCCACAGATACAGGGAAAATGAACGCTCACCAATCCACCGCAAAGCAGCAGCCGACATGATGGAATGCGCTGGGCCGACTTCGCGCACAACAGTCACCAACAACGCCGCGGTCAAGAAGGAAGCCAACAGCAACCCGCCACGGTAGGTAAATACTGCGGTGTCGGGGACGAAGCCCACCATCACCAACAAGCCCAGCAGTGCGACCACACCCAAGGTTGGGGTGAGACGGGAAAAAACCGACGACTTCGCCGGCCAAGAATCAGCATGCTCATCCTGATCAGTAGTGGTCAGCCACAATGCCACAGATACACCAATGAGCAGACCAAAGGAGTGCGTATCAGTGCCGTAGTACACGCGCGTGGGATCAGCTGCCGGATCATACATCCACAGCATTGCTGCAAACGACCCCGCGCCGACAAACAGCACGACGAGCTTCAGCGCTGCGTTAATTCCCCGTGCCGCCCACGCAACAACCACAAAAATCAATGGCCAGAGCACATAAAACTGCTCCTCAACGGCAAGCGACCAATAGTGGGCAAAAATTTGCACCCCGGAATCAGCAAAGTAACTTTGACTGCCAGCAATCTGGACCCAGTTGTTGGCAAAAAATAAGGTGCCAAAGAACTGGCTGCCCAGTTTCACACTGGGATCACCACCGACGAGCCCAGAAACCGCGGTACCTATAACAAGCACGACCACTGCGGCGGGCAGGATGCGTCTGATGCGCCGAACCCAGAATTGTTTGAGGTTGACCCGACCAAAGACGCTGTGCTCGCGGATCAGCAAGGAGGTAATAAGAAAGCCGGACAACACGAAGAACATGTCCACACCGAGGAATCCGCCGGGGGCGAAATCGCCAAAATAGTGGTACAGCACCACCACGAGCACGGCAAGACCACGCAACCCATCGATCGCGGGGACTCGTCGAATCCGATACCGCTTCGGTGTGACTACCTGCGACTGCGCCCCCTGGTTTCCGGCTGGATGCTCACGCGTTGCTACCGCCGCAGTTTCTGCTGTGTCCACCTGCACAGGTGTGACCAAATCTGCTTGTACGGTCGTGGGGTTATTCACGCAACGCTCCTTAACTGGTTAGCACCAACAGATTCAACGCACAGTGGAAACCCGCATCTGGTGCGTGGTCGCCTTGCCATACAGTACACATGTTGGGCGATCTTCGGCAGGCCTTTATTCATCATTGATGCGGGTTGTGCATGCATGATGGCTGGTTTCGGGCGCACTGCCAGCATGTGATCGGCGATTGCGGCACTGGTTCTGCGCGTGCTGAGCGTGTGTTTGTGTGCGCGGCGTTGAATCAAGCCATCTGGCTGTTTCATGCGCCTTGATTGTTCTGTTTGCGTTGTACCCACGAGTACTAAGAATCCCCACTTAGAAGTTTTTGCTTGTGACGCATCTTGTTCGTCACGTTCTTCACTAGCCTAGTCCAGTTCCCGCCAGCCCCTGAATTATCAGTCGCAGTTAAGTGATTCATTATTTTCGTGGTGTGTGCTCTGTGCGTTGTAAGTTGTACGTTATGTTGATCATCCTCCCCCCTTCCGAAACGAAAGCACATGGCGGCTTAGAAGCCCCGCTCGATTTTGACACGTTAAGCTTCCCATCGCTTAACCCAGTCCGGCGCAGCATCGCTGCAGATCTTGCCGCGCTCGATGTGGATCAGGCACTTGACGTTCTTGGGATTTCGGAGAAGTTGCGCGCAGAGGCTGAGTCGAATCGTGCACTTTTTTCTTCCCCCACAATGCCTGCGATTCTGCGTTTTACAGGGGTGCTTTACGACGCCCTCGATGCGCACTCTTTATCGCGCGATGCGT contains these protein-coding regions:
- a CDS encoding acyltransferase family protein; translated protein: MNNPTTVQADLVTPVQVDTAETAAVATREHPAGNQGAQSQVVTPKRYRIRRVPAIDGLRGLAVLVVVLYHYFGDFAPGGFLGVDMFFVLSGFLITSLLIREHSVFGRVNLKQFWVRRIRRILPAAVVVLVIGTAVSGLVGGDPSVKLGSQFFGTLFFANNWVQIAGSQSYFADSGVQIFAHYWSLAVEEQFYVLWPLIFVVVAWAARGINAALKLVVLFVGAGSFAAMLWMYDPAADPTRVYYGTDTHSFGLLIGVSVALWLTTTDQDEHADSWPAKSSVFSRLTPTLGVVALLGLLVMVGFVPDTAVFTYRGGLLLASFLTAALLVTVVREVGPAHSIMSAAALRWIGERSFSLYLWHWPVFVVCAQLVHRWQWGWDGWLIGAVSCVISFPLAHLSYMWVETPVRRRGYASVWRSLPQARRKLLGMVMIVALVLASVAMLRSPKQTQLEKELEAIAAARKLPPITAIPAADSDDVATAKNGPQLLPKGSQITAIGDSVMLGSKPALEKQFDGIYVDAAVSRNLLAAPQILQQLNDAGVLDPFVVLGFGTNAELSLSALETSMNIIGTKRVVVLIMPFGDRSWIPGSHKNIREAVKKYPNVYVANWCAFASKDSSILHSDLIHPNEKGVNKYAESIQLALKQWANHRKTPIEGCVS